The following coding sequences lie in one Vanacampus margaritifer isolate UIUO_Vmar chromosome 16, RoL_Vmar_1.0, whole genome shotgun sequence genomic window:
- the nccrp1 gene encoding F-box only protein 50, whose amino-acid sequence MGVVCTHTAINVPKNFLVETLHAQTISRNMSAAEWKMRCQDEWGLQALPASESLDWKVVYEAKPFGRNLLKNPSPHGLSKDVTPPEPELPEAPMHGPPIFQPEGDFSGWTTNTEVLPYDTSGIPEGAVICALPRYSWFSLEQTVDLKAEGLWEELLDDFQPEIVIQDWYEESQLHQSIYQLHVKLLGADKSTVISEHSVNPTEDRSTYSHTWKEVSHVFSGYGPGVRYVHFLHRLKNQFMMSFFPTMFTGSSVTVKPIKVSS is encoded by the exons ATGGGTGTGGTGTGTACTCACACTGCAATAAATGTCCCAAAGAACTTCCTCGTCGAAACACTGCACGCACAAACAATCAGTCGAAACATGAGTGCCGCTGAGTGGAAGATGAGATGTCAGGATGAGTGGGGTCTGCAGGCTTTACCAGCATCAGAAAGCCTGGATTGGAAGGTTGTGTATGAAGCCAAACCATTTGGGAGAAATCTGCTCAAGAACCCTTCTCCTCACG GGTTGAGTAAAGATGTCACTCCACCTGAACCTGAGTTGCCAGAAGCTCCCATGCATGGCCCTCCAATTTTTCAACCGGAAG GCGACTTCAGTGGCTGGACCACAAACACAGAGGTTCTCCCTTACGATACCAGTGGCATTCCAGAAGGGGCTGTAATTTGTGCTTTACCTCGGTACAG tTGGTTTTCCCTGGAACAGACTGTGGACTTGAAGGCAGAGGGGCTATGGGAAGAGCTGCTGGATGATTTTCAACCAGAAATAGTGATTCAAGACTG GTATGAGGAGAGCCAACTGCATCAGTCAATCTACCAACTCCATGTGAAGTTATTAGGTGCAGACAAAAGCACAGTGATCTCGGAGCACTCTGTCAACCCCACTGAGGACCGGAGCACCTATTCCCACACATGGAAGGAG GTGTCACATGTGTTCTCTGGCTATGGTCCGGGAGTGAGGTACGTTCATTTCTTGCACAGACTGAAGAACCAATTCATGATGTCCTTCTTCCCCACAATGTTTACTGGAAGCTCAGTCACTGTCAAACCTATCAAAGTCAGCTCTTAG